The following is a genomic window from Geminicoccus roseus DSM 18922.
ACATTCGGCTCATCGGCAAAGACGTCCAGGCCCGCACCGGCGATCCGGCCTTCCACCAGCGCCTCGACCATCGCCGGCTCGTCGATGACCGAGCCCCGGCTGATGTTGACCAGGAAGCTCTTGGGCTTCATCGCGCCGAGCACCGCCCGGTTGACCAGGCCTCGCGTGGCGGGCCCGCCCGGACACGCGACCATCAGCAGGTCGACCGCGCCCGCCATCTCTTCCAGGTCCGGATAACGGTGCCATGCGACATCCGACTGGGCGCTGCGGCCATGCCAGACGATCGACATGCCATGGGCCTCGGCGCGCCTGGCGATCGCCTTGCCGATCCGGCCCAGACCCAGGATCCCCATGGTCTTGCCGGCCAGCCGCGTGGACAGCGGCAAGGGGCCGTTTTGCCAGGCACCCGCCCGGACGAACCGGTCAGCCGCCACGATCCGGCGCATGGTGGCGATGGTCAGCCCCATGGCCAGGTCGGCCACGTCGTCGGTGAGGACATCCGGCGTGTTGCTCACCGCAATGCCGCGGGCCTTGCAGTAGTCGAGGTCGACGCCGTCCACCCCGACGCCGAAGCAGGCCACCAGCTCCAGTTTCGGCAGGCGGTCCATCAAGGCAGCGTCGCAGGTCAGTTCGCCCGAGGTGAGGATCGAGGTGACCCGCCCGGCGACCTCGCGCAGCATGGCTTCGCGATCCTCGGCCAGATCGAGCCGGTGGCCGGCATAGCGCTCGTCGAGCTGGGCGGTCTGGCGCGGCAGCAGCCCGCGCAACATCAGGATCTCGGGCTTCAAGAACGCCTCCAGCGGCAGGAAGGGGAGGCGCAACCTAGCCGCGGGGCGTCGCGGGTAGAAGTGCCGTGGTGCAGCCGCGTTGCCAGGAAGGACCAGCTCGGGTGAGATCGGCCGGTATGCGGCGAGACCGGGATGCCCGGCATGAGCCGGAGTCCAACTACGTCCTGGGAGCGGCATGTTGAGCGAGGTAGTGGATTTCCTGGAGCAGGGCGGCCTCGGCGAGCCCGTCGAGCGCGTGGACACCCATGGAGCCCACCTCTTCCTCGGGCGGGACACGGTCTGGAAGATGAAGCGGCCTGTGAAGTTCCGCTTCCTGGATTTTTCGACGCTGGAGCAGCGTGAACAGATCATCCGGCAGGAGCTCGAGTTGAACCGGAGGACCGCGCCCTCCATCTATCGCGCGGTCGTGGCGGTGGTCCGGCGGGACGATGGCGAGCTGGAAGTCGGTGGCTCAGGCGCGCCGGTGGAATGGCTGCTGGAGATGGCCCGGTTCGAGCGTAGCGACCAGCTCGACCGGATGGCCGCGGACGGACGCCTCTCCGCGCAAACGATTGAGGAGCTGGCAGGCCGGGTGGCGGCGTTCCATGCACAGGCACCGTTGGTCAGGGATGGGGGCGGCCACGCCGCCCTGGCGGATGTGGTCGCGGGCAACACGGCCGACCTGCTCGACCTCGCGCCCGCCATGGTCGATCGCGCCAGCGTCGAGAAGCTCGACCGGCTGTCGCGCGAGCACCTGGAGCGTCATCGCGACCTGCTCGACCGGCGCCGGGAGGACGGGCGGGTCCGCCACTGTCACGGCGACCTGCATCTGGGCAACGTCGTGCTGCTGGACGGCGCACCCACGCCGTTCGACTGCCTGGAGTTCGACCCGGCCCTGGCAAGCGTCGACGTGATCTACGACTTGGCCTTCCTGATCATGGACCTGCTGCATCGCGGCCTGCCCGTCCACGCCCAGCGCGCCCTCCAAGGCTGGCTCGACGTCACCGAGGACGACCAGGCGGTGGCGCTTCTGCCTCTGTGTCTGGGGACCCGCGCGGCCGTCCGGGCCAAGGTGGAGGGGTTCCAGGACAATGCAGCGGCGGCACGCAGCTATCTGGACCTGGCGCTTACCGTGTTCGCGACCCGGCCGGCGACGCTGGTGGCGCTGGGCGGGGTCAGCGGGACCGGGAAAACCACGGTGGCGCGCGGCCTGGCGCCCGACCTGGGGCCGCTGCCCGGCGCGGTCGTGCTGCGCTCGGACGTCCTGCGCAAGGGCATGTTCGGCAGGCGGCCGGAGGACAGGCTGGATGCGGATGCCTACCGGCCGGAGGTCAGCCGACGCGTGTTCGCGCGGATCGCCGAGCGTTCGGCGTGCCTGCTGCAAGCAGGTCAGGCGGTGATCGCGGATGCGGTCTATGGCGAGCCGGCGCAGCGGGACGCCATCGCCCAGGTGGCCGCGCGTGCGGGAGTGCGCTTCCGCGGCCTGTGGCTGGAGGCTCCGCCGGCTGTCCTGGAAGCGCGGGTGGCCGCCAGGACCGGCGACGCCTCGGACGCCACGGTCGAAGTGCTGCGCCGTCAGCTGGACCAGATCGATCGCGCCGCCGTCAGCTGGACCCGAGTTGATGCTTCGGGCAGCCAGGCGGCGACGCTGGCGGAGGCGGTGGAGGCCGTCAGATGCGGCGGGTGAAGTTGTCGGCGTAGGATTTCGGCTTCACGATCCGCTCGTGCGGCTCGTAGACCTGGAAGGTCAGGCCGTGCCGCTCGGCATAGGCGATCGCCGCGTCCTTGCTCGGGAACTTCAGGGTGACCTGCTGATCGGTGTCGTCGGAACCGACCCAGCCGATCAGCCGGTCGGCGTCCTTGCGCGAGCGCGGCTCCATCTCGAGCAGCCAGTAGCGGGTCTTGGCGCGACCGGACTGCGCGGCGGTCTTGGCAGGCTGGTAGATGCGAGCGTCCGGCATCGGTTTCCGTCTGGCAGGTTGGTGCTGGCGAATATTCAGGCGTTGCGGAGAAAGGCAAGCATCAAGACGCCAAGCCGATCTCCCGGCGGTAGCCCTGCCGGCGCAAGGCCAGGGCCTGCAGCCCCACCAACGCCGTCACGCCCAGGATCCTGCGCTCGTCCAGGCCTGCCATGGCCTGGTCGAACCGCATGACGTGGGTCAGGATGTCCTCGCTCTCGTCGGCCAGTCCGAACACCGCCCCCTGTTCGGGAAGGTCCGCCAGGCCCAGGAAGACATGGACCCGCTCGGTCGTGCAGCCGGGCGACGACATGAACTCGGCGACCTTCTCGATCCGGTCCAGTTCCAGGCCGGCCTCTTCCAGCGACTCGCGCCGCGCGGTTTCCTCCAGCCCGTCCTCGCCATCGACCATGCCGGCGATCGCCTCGAGGACCCATGGCCCCTCCGGCGCGTCGATGGCGCCGGTGCGGAACTGCTCGACCAGGAGGACCCGGTCGGTGCGCGGATCATAGGGCAGCACCGCGATGGCGCGCCGCTGGATCCACAGCTCCCGGGAACACTCCACGCTGCCGCCGTCGAAGCGTTCATGCCGGATCTGGAGCGCCTCGGCCCGGAAGAAGCCGTGCCAGACCTCGCGCCGCTCCAGGATCTCGAAGCGACGCGGTCTGCGGGTGCTCACTCTTCGTCCGCAGGCTTGATGGTCTTCGGCACGACGATCCGCATGAAGGCCGGGACCGCATCGCCAAAGCCCAGAACCTGCTGGCCTTCGCGTCCCTCGCTGCGGCCGCGCTCGCGGGCCGGCGGCTCGTCCCGCGACGGAGTCGGCGCCCGCGGGGCGTCGGCCCGGGCTTCCTCGCGGGAAGCGTCGCGGCGGGACCGGCCACGGCTGGATGGCCGTGCAACAACCTCCTGCGGAGCAGTCTCCGGCTCGTGCAGGTCGGGCTGAGGCTCGTCGGTACCCATGATCCTGGGTTCGGGAGCAGGTGCTGCCGGCGCCGGCCGCGAGCGGGTCCGGCGCGGCTTCTTGTCCGAGGCCTCGTCCGCCAAATCCTTCGCATCCGTCTCCGCCGCTCTCGCTGCGGGCGGTGCGGCATCCTCCTTGGCCTTCTTCGGCCGCTCCGACTTGGCGCCGCCAGAGGATTTCTTGCGTCCGCGCTTGGGTTCCGCCGCTTCGACCATCTCGTCGAGGCCGGAAATGCCCTCCAGTTCCAGCGCGGGAATTTCGCGACCCACCAGCCCGGTGATCGCCGCGAGGTATTTCAGCTCCTCCGAGGTCACGAAGGTGAAGGCGCGGCCCTTGCGGCCGGCGCGGCCGGTCCGGCCGATCCGGTGGACATAGTCGTCCGGGTGGGTCGGCACGTCGAAATTGATGACCACCGGCATGTCGGAAATGTCGAGGCCGCGCGCGGCGACGTCGGTGGCGACCAGATAGTCGAGGTCGCCGCGCTTGAACGCGTCCAGCGTCGCCTGGCGCTGCGACTGGTCGAGGTCGCCATGGATGTCGCTGACGTTCAGCTTGCGCCGCTTCAGCGTCCGGTTCAGCTCCGCCACCGAGCGCTTGCGGTTGGAGAAAATGATCGCCTTGTCGATGTCGTGGCTGCGGATCAGCTTGACCAGCCCCTCGACCTTGTCGCGCGGCGCGGTCATCACCACCACGTCCTCGATGTTGGTCGAAGTGGTGGCCGGCCGGGCGACCTCGATCACCGCCGGCTCGCTCATGAACCGGTCGGCCAGGCTGCGCACTTCCTTGGGCATGGTCGCCGAGAACAGCAGGGTCTGCTGGCGCGCCGGGAGCAGCGAGATGATCCGCTCGACATCAGGGATGAAGCCCATGTCAAGCATCCGGTCGGCCTCGTCGATCACCATGATCTGGACGCCGCCCAAGAGGATCCGGCCGCGCTCGAACCAGTCCAGCATCCGCCCGGGCGTGGCGATCAGGACGTCGACGCCCTTCTCCAGCTGCTTTTCCTGGTCGCCCATGCCCACGCCGCCGATCAGCAGCACATGGGAGAGCTTCAGGTACTTGCCGTAGGTCTCGAAGTTCTTGGCGGTCTGGGTCGCCAGCTCGCGGGTCGGCGAGAGGATCAGCGAGCGCGGCATGCGTGCCCGGGCCCGACCGGACGACAGCTTCTCGATCATCGGCAGCGTGAAGGACGCCGTCTTGCCGGTGCCGGTCTGCGCGATCCCCAGAACGTCCCGTCCGGCCAGCACCACGGGGATCGCGGCGGCCTGGATGGGGGTCGGGGTCGTGTAGCCGGAATCTTCGATCGAGCGGAGAATCTCTTCCCGGAGCCCCAGCGATGCGAAGGCGGGGCTCGAAGGGGCTGTTTCGGTCAAGGTGGGAGGGCCGATCAGACGGTT
Proteins encoded in this region:
- a CDS encoding NUDIX domain-containing protein — its product is MSTRRPRRFEILERREVWHGFFRAEALQIRHERFDGGSVECSRELWIQRRAIAVLPYDPRTDRVLLVEQFRTGAIDAPEGPWVLEAIAGMVDGEDGLEETARRESLEEAGLELDRIEKVAEFMSSPGCTTERVHVFLGLADLPEQGAVFGLADESEDILTHVMRFDQAMAGLDERRILGVTALVGLQALALRRQGYRREIGLAS
- a CDS encoding DEAD/DEAH box helicase — its product is MTETAPSSPAFASLGLREEILRSIEDSGYTTPTPIQAAAIPVVLAGRDVLGIAQTGTGKTASFTLPMIEKLSSGRARARMPRSLILSPTRELATQTAKNFETYGKYLKLSHVLLIGGVGMGDQEKQLEKGVDVLIATPGRMLDWFERGRILLGGVQIMVIDEADRMLDMGFIPDVERIISLLPARQQTLLFSATMPKEVRSLADRFMSEPAVIEVARPATTSTNIEDVVVMTAPRDKVEGLVKLIRSHDIDKAIIFSNRKRSVAELNRTLKRRKLNVSDIHGDLDQSQRQATLDAFKRGDLDYLVATDVAARGLDISDMPVVINFDVPTHPDDYVHRIGRTGRAGRKGRAFTFVTSEELKYLAAITGLVGREIPALELEGISGLDEMVEAAEPKRGRKKSSGGAKSERPKKAKEDAAPPAARAAETDAKDLADEASDKKPRRTRSRPAPAAPAPEPRIMGTDEPQPDLHEPETAPQEVVARPSSRGRSRRDASREEARADAPRAPTPSRDEPPARERGRSEGREGQQVLGFGDAVPAFMRIVVPKTIKPADEE
- a CDS encoding 2-hydroxyacid dehydrogenase, with amino-acid sequence MKPEILMLRGLLPRQTAQLDERYAGHRLDLAEDREAMLREVAGRVTSILTSGELTCDAALMDRLPKLELVACFGVGVDGVDLDYCKARGIAVSNTPDVLTDDVADLAMGLTIATMRRIVAADRFVRAGAWQNGPLPLSTRLAGKTMGILGLGRIGKAIARRAEAHGMSIVWHGRSAQSDVAWHRYPDLEEMAGAVDLLMVACPGGPATRGLVNRAVLGAMKPKSFLVNISRGSVIDEPAMVEALVEGRIAGAGLDVFADEPNVPAPLNDLETVVLTPHIGSATEETRDAMAQLVVDNLDAHYAGRPLLTPWRFA
- a CDS encoding bifunctional aminoglycoside phosphotransferase/ATP-binding protein yields the protein MLSEVVDFLEQGGLGEPVERVDTHGAHLFLGRDTVWKMKRPVKFRFLDFSTLEQREQIIRQELELNRRTAPSIYRAVVAVVRRDDGELEVGGSGAPVEWLLEMARFERSDQLDRMAADGRLSAQTIEELAGRVAAFHAQAPLVRDGGGHAALADVVAGNTADLLDLAPAMVDRASVEKLDRLSREHLERHRDLLDRRREDGRVRHCHGDLHLGNVVLLDGAPTPFDCLEFDPALASVDVIYDLAFLIMDLLHRGLPVHAQRALQGWLDVTEDDQAVALLPLCLGTRAAVRAKVEGFQDNAAAARSYLDLALTVFATRPATLVALGGVSGTGKTTVARGLAPDLGPLPGAVVLRSDVLRKGMFGRRPEDRLDADAYRPEVSRRVFARIAERSACLLQAGQAVIADAVYGEPAQRDAIAQVAARAGVRFRGLWLEAPPAVLEARVAARTGDASDATVEVLRRQLDQIDRAAVSWTRVDASGSQAATLAEAVEAVRCGG
- a CDS encoding ETC complex I subunit — its product is MPDARIYQPAKTAAQSGRAKTRYWLLEMEPRSRKDADRLIGWVGSDDTDQQVTLKFPSKDAAIAYAERHGLTFQVYEPHERIVKPKSYADNFTRRI